A region from the Deinococcus sp. QL22 genome encodes:
- a CDS encoding ABC transporter permease: protein MTRDNVQAAALPMRSGFGLPLILLSALGLLALSFLLAGQAAPAVAWPWMVGVLALLLVGAVGIRQSAQGETRTARILPAAATLILAILAAEAVLRAYAIPTGLIPTPSKVAQALWAARNVLLKDAYYTFVLEALLGFIIGTLAGLGLALLAVRFRILERGVLPYAALLSSVPIVALAPVVIKAAGLGWPSKTIIVAITVLFPVVINAVRGLQSAQPMHLDLMHSYAASPAQTFREVRWPSALPFIFTALRVSSTLALINAIVAEFFGTEGHGLGFRIQIEVGRFGLDIVWAAIVVASVIGISFYLLIAALERYVLRRT, encoded by the coding sequence ATGACGCGAGATAACGTGCAGGCAGCGGCCCTGCCCATGCGCTCGGGCTTCGGGCTGCCGCTGATTTTGCTCTCGGCGTTGGGATTGCTGGCTCTGAGTTTCCTGCTGGCCGGACAAGCTGCTCCGGCGGTGGCGTGGCCCTGGATGGTGGGTGTGCTGGCGCTCCTGTTGGTAGGTGCGGTAGGCATCCGCCAGAGCGCACAGGGCGAAACCCGCACCGCCCGAATCTTGCCCGCTGCCGCTACGCTGATCCTCGCCATCCTTGCCGCCGAGGCCGTGCTGCGGGCCTACGCCATTCCCACTGGCCTAATTCCCACGCCTAGCAAGGTGGCGCAGGCGTTGTGGGCTGCCCGCAACGTGCTGCTTAAAGACGCCTATTACACCTTCGTGCTGGAGGCCTTGCTTGGATTCATCATCGGTACGCTGGCGGGGCTGGGTCTGGCGCTGTTGGCCGTGCGCTTCCGCATCCTGGAGCGCGGTGTGTTGCCCTACGCGGCGCTGCTGTCCAGCGTGCCTATCGTCGCTCTGGCCCCAGTCGTCATCAAGGCGGCAGGGTTGGGGTGGCCTTCAAAGACCATCATCGTCGCTATTACTGTCCTGTTTCCCGTCGTCATCAACGCGGTGCGCGGCCTGCAAAGCGCCCAGCCTATGCACCTCGACCTAATGCACTCCTACGCCGCCTCGCCCGCCCAGACCTTCCGTGAGGTACGCTGGCCCTCGGCCCTCCCCTTCATTTTTACCGCCCTGCGCGTCAGTTCCACGCTGGCTCTTATAAATGCCATCGTCGCAGAGTTTTTCGGCACAGAAGGACACGGGCTGGGCTTCCGCATTCAGATCGAGGTCGGGAGGTTTGGGCTGGACATCGTGTGGGCCGCTATTGTCGTCGCCTCAGTTATCGGTATTTCGTTCTACCTGCTTATTGCGGCATTAGAGCGCTATGTGCTGCGGAGAACTTGA
- a CDS encoding ABC transporter permease yields the protein MLGVALAALLLYWPLMLWANSGQAARSLASGADLGCKTALACATQLRNPVIPAPSQFASGFTSLSVPPLAPTSAPYNALVTGGETLLGLALASVLGLVLAILLVRSRSFERATLPWLVASQTVPIVALAPMLAVLLGQYGVQGFLPKAIIAAYIAFFPIAIGMAQGLRSPDPLQLDLMRTYRASPAQVLGLLQIPASLPYLFTSLKVAATAALVGSIVAEISTISFSGLGKMLAENSRASDTVALWVIMIYGAALGIVLVGIIGGLERLVTRWRPPA from the coding sequence ATGCTCGGCGTCGCGCTCGCCGCACTGCTGCTGTACTGGCCGCTGATGCTGTGGGCCAATTCGGGGCAGGCGGCCCGCTCGCTCGCCAGTGGCGCAGATCTGGGCTGTAAGACGGCTCTGGCCTGTGCCACACAGCTCCGCAATCCGGTCATTCCCGCGCCGAGTCAGTTCGCCAGCGGCTTTACCAGCCTGAGCGTGCCGCCACTTGCCCCCACCAGTGCACCCTACAACGCCCTCGTGACAGGCGGCGAAACGTTGCTGGGGCTGGCGCTGGCATCGGTTTTGGGACTGGTGCTGGCAATATTACTGGTTCGCAGCCGCAGCTTCGAGCGAGCCACATTGCCTTGGTTGGTGGCCTCGCAAACCGTGCCCATCGTGGCCCTTGCACCCATGCTGGCCGTGCTGCTGGGGCAATACGGCGTGCAGGGCTTCTTGCCCAAGGCCATCATTGCCGCCTATATCGCTTTTTTCCCCATCGCCATCGGCATGGCGCAGGGCCTCCGCAGTCCCGATCCCCTGCAACTGGATCTGATGCGAACCTACCGCGCCTCGCCCGCGCAGGTGTTGGGGCTGCTTCAGATTCCGGCCAGCCTGCCCTACCTGTTCACCTCGCTGAAAGTAGCGGCAACGGCGGCGCTGGTGGGCAGTATCGTGGCCGAAATCAGCACCATTTCCTTTTCCGGTCTGGGCAAGATGCTGGCCGAAAACTCGCGGGCGTCCGATACGGTGGCGCTGTGGGTCATCATGATTTACGGCGCGGCGCTGGGGATCGTGCTGGTGGGCATTATTGGCGGGCTGGAAAGGCTGGTGACAAGATGGCGACCCCCAGCATGA
- a CDS encoding ABC transporter ATP-binding protein → MIFPTPGGQTVALQDANLQIMPGEFISLIGPSGCGKTTLLRLMADLIQPTSGELLVNGGTPRAARENRAYGYVFQAPALMEWRNVLNNVKLPLDVMNTPKAGRDSRAREMLKLVGLEKFERSYPWQLSGGMQQRVSIARALAFDPAMLFMDEPFGALDEITRENLNLELLRLWRETGKTVVFVTHSISEAVFLSSRVVVMTARPGKIEGIVDIGLPHPRTDESREDPRFFEYATQIRELLKKGHS, encoded by the coding sequence ATGATTTTCCCCACTCCCGGCGGGCAAACGGTGGCCTTGCAGGATGCCAATTTGCAGATCATGCCGGGGGAGTTCATCAGTCTGATTGGGCCTTCGGGCTGCGGCAAAACCACGCTGCTGAGGCTGATGGCCGACCTGATTCAACCCACAAGCGGGGAACTGTTGGTCAACGGTGGCACGCCCCGCGCTGCCCGCGAAAACCGCGCTTACGGCTACGTGTTTCAGGCCCCGGCGCTGATGGAGTGGCGCAATGTGCTGAACAACGTGAAGTTGCCGCTGGACGTGATGAATACGCCCAAAGCAGGGCGTGACAGCCGCGCCCGCGAGATGCTGAAGCTGGTGGGACTGGAAAAATTCGAGCGGTCTTATCCGTGGCAGTTGTCGGGCGGGATGCAGCAGCGCGTCAGCATTGCGCGGGCGCTGGCCTTCGATCCGGCGATGCTGTTTATGGACGAGCCGTTCGGGGCCCTGGACGAAATCACCCGTGAGAATCTGAATCTGGAACTGTTGCGGCTGTGGCGCGAAACGGGCAAAACAGTGGTGTTCGTGACCCATTCCATCAGCGAGGCGGTGTTTCTCAGCAGCCGCGTGGTGGTCATGACCGCCCGCCCCGGCAAGATCGAGGGCATTGTGGATATTGGGTTGCCGCACCCCCGCACCGATGAAAGCCGTGAAGACCCGCGCTTTTTCGAGTATGCGACCCAGATTAGAGAACTGCTGAAGAAGGGGCATTCGTGA
- the hydA gene encoding dihydropyrimidinase has translation MTLPTSLLIQNGELVSDGRRYKADLLIDGETIAQIGENLTAPEGARVIDASGKYIFPGFIDPHVHVHLPFMGTFAKDTHTTASQAALIGGTTTFIEMLCPAGNEKLADAWQIWTNKAEGNSASDYTFHLGVTRWDDETETTLRQLVADGMKSFKVFLAYKGAFGIDDAALYQVCKLARELGVIVTAHCENADLVSQLQQKLLAEGKTGPEWHEPSRPEAVEAEGTAHFATFLEMTGAKGYVVHLSNARALEAALDAKARGVDIGVEVVIPHLLLDKTYAERSGVEGAKHVMSPPLRDKSNQPSLWQALELGQIDTVGTDHCPFDVAQKHMGDGNFTLIPNGIPAIEDRVNLLYTYGVSRGNLRLERFVDAASTRAAQLFGLYPRKGTLSVGSDADIVVFDPHYRGVVSAASSHMNNDYSGFEGFELDGRPELVTVRGEVAAENGEFVGTVGRGQLLRR, from the coding sequence ATGACGTTGCCTACCAGTCTCTTGATTCAAAACGGTGAACTTGTTTCGGACGGCAGGCGCTATAAGGCAGATTTGCTGATCGACGGCGAAACCATTGCCCAGATTGGCGAGAATCTGACTGCCCCCGAAGGCGCACGGGTCATTGACGCCAGCGGCAAATACATTTTCCCCGGCTTCATTGACCCGCATGTGCATGTGCATCTGCCGTTCATGGGCACCTTTGCCAAAGATACGCATACCACAGCGTCTCAGGCGGCATTGATTGGCGGAACCACGACTTTTATTGAAATGCTATGTCCAGCGGGCAACGAAAAACTGGCCGACGCCTGGCAAATCTGGACGAACAAAGCGGAAGGCAACAGCGCATCGGATTACACCTTCCATCTTGGCGTGACCCGCTGGGATGATGAAACCGAAACCACTTTGCGCCAATTGGTGGCCGATGGAATGAAGTCCTTCAAGGTGTTTCTGGCCTACAAGGGTGCATTTGGCATAGATGACGCCGCGCTTTATCAGGTGTGTAAGTTGGCTAGGGAATTAGGCGTGATCGTGACCGCACATTGCGAAAACGCCGATCTGGTGTCTCAGCTTCAGCAAAAGCTATTGGCCGAAGGAAAAACTGGCCCTGAATGGCACGAGCCCAGCCGCCCGGAAGCGGTGGAAGCAGAAGGCACGGCGCACTTTGCCACCTTCCTGGAAATGACGGGCGCGAAAGGCTACGTGGTGCACCTCTCGAACGCCCGCGCACTGGAAGCCGCGCTGGACGCCAAAGCACGCGGTGTGGACATTGGCGTGGAGGTGGTCATTCCGCACCTGCTGCTCGATAAAACCTACGCCGAACGCTCCGGCGTAGAGGGCGCGAAACATGTGATGTCGCCGCCCCTGCGAGACAAGAGCAACCAGCCCTCGCTGTGGCAGGCGCTGGAACTGGGTCAGATAGACACGGTGGGCACCGACCATTGCCCCTTCGACGTGGCGCAAAAGCACATGGGCGACGGCAATTTCACCCTGATTCCCAACGGCATTCCCGCCATCGAAGACCGCGTGAATCTGCTGTATACCTACGGTGTCAGCCGGGGCAATCTGCGGCTGGAACGCTTTGTAGACGCCGCCAGCACCCGCGCCGCGCAGTTGTTCGGCCTGTATCCGCGCAAGGGCACGCTGTCGGTGGGCAGCGACGCCGATATCGTGGTGTTCGACCCCCATTACCGGGGCGTGGTCAGTGCCGCCAGCAGCCACATGAACAACGACTACAGCGGCTTCGAGGGTTTTGAACTCGATGGCCGCCCCGAGCTCGTGACCGTGCGCGGCGAAGTGGCTGCCGAGAATGGTGAATTCGTGGGCACGGTGGGGCGCGGGCAGCTGCTTAGGCGCTAG
- the preA gene encoding NAD-dependent dihydropyrimidine dehydrogenase subunit PreA, translated as MADLSINFAGIRAPNPFWLASAPPTNSGLQINRAFEHGWGGAVWKTIGAPVLNISNRYSGLSIGGQRLLAINNVELISDRPLDVNLREIAEVKRMWPDRAVIVSAMVDADPQAWRDIVMMIEDTGADGIELNYGCPQGMSERGMGAAVGQVPEMCELNTHWVTSVTKLPVIVKLTPNITHIIEPAHAGIAGGAHALSLINTINSIMKVDLDSFQITPNIGGRGTHGGYAGPAVKPIALNMLTELMTDPGVLRSGVPVCGMGGIVTWRDAAEFMLLGATAVQVCTAAMHYGYRIVEDMIDGLSNWMDDKGFATIYDFAGKSLPQVSTFGQLDLSYQAVARINPDKCIQCNLCYVACNDTAHQCIDLYSTDGIRVDPGFDPRMNGRQVADTRPVPVVREPDCVGCALCANVCPVDNCIEMVSVPSGRESVTWDELTAARPAVTQSWAAMEAYRAEAGIEIH; from the coding sequence ATGGCTGACCTGTCCATCAACTTCGCGGGCATCCGTGCCCCCAACCCGTTCTGGCTGGCCTCCGCGCCGCCCACCAATTCCGGCCTTCAGATCAACCGCGCCTTCGAACATGGCTGGGGCGGAGCCGTCTGGAAAACCATCGGCGCACCCGTGCTCAACATTTCCAACCGCTACAGCGGCCTCAGCATCGGCGGGCAGCGGCTTCTGGCGATCAACAACGTAGAACTCATTTCGGATCGCCCACTGGACGTGAATCTGCGCGAAATTGCGGAAGTGAAGCGGATGTGGCCTGACCGCGCCGTGATCGTGTCTGCGATGGTGGACGCCGATCCGCAGGCATGGCGCGACATCGTGATGATGATCGAGGACACAGGCGCAGACGGCATTGAGCTGAACTACGGCTGCCCACAGGGCATGAGCGAACGGGGCATGGGCGCGGCGGTGGGCCAGGTGCCGGAAATGTGCGAGCTGAACACGCACTGGGTCACGTCTGTCACCAAATTGCCCGTGATCGTCAAACTGACGCCTAACATCACCCATATCATCGAACCCGCGCACGCCGGAATCGCGGGTGGCGCACACGCCCTCTCGCTGATCAACACCATCAATTCCATCATGAAGGTCGATCTGGACTCCTTTCAGATCACGCCCAACATCGGCGGGCGCGGCACGCACGGCGGCTACGCGGGGCCAGCGGTCAAGCCGATTGCGCTGAACATGCTGACCGAACTGATGACTGACCCCGGCGTGCTGCGTTCCGGCGTGCCCGTGTGCGGCATGGGCGGCATCGTGACGTGGCGGGACGCCGCCGAATTCATGCTGCTGGGCGCAACCGCCGTGCAGGTCTGCACCGCCGCCATGCACTACGGTTACCGCATCGTCGAGGACATGATCGACGGCCTGAGCAACTGGATGGATGACAAGGGCTTTGCTACCATTTACGACTTCGCTGGAAAATCGCTGCCGCAGGTCAGCACTTTTGGGCAACTCGACCTGAGCTATCAGGCAGTGGCCCGCATCAATCCCGACAAGTGCATTCAGTGCAATCTGTGTTACGTGGCCTGCAATGACACCGCGCACCAGTGCATCGACCTGTATTCAACCGATGGAATACGCGTCGATCCCGGCTTCGATCCGCGTATGAACGGGCGGCAGGTAGCCGATACCCGCCCCGTGCCAGTCGTGCGCGAACCCGATTGCGTGGGCTGTGCACTGTGCGCCAACGTATGCCCGGTAGACAACTGCATCGAAATGGTCAGCGTACCCAGCGGACGCGAGAGCGTGACATGGGACGAATTGACCGCCGCCCGCCCCGCCGTCACGCAGAGTTGGGCCGCTATGGAAGCTTATAGGGCAGAAGCGGGAATTGAGATTCACTGA
- a CDS encoding NAD(P)-dependent oxidoreductase, whose protein sequence is MTSIPSGSPDSTFNPPELSPGGSAWQELLPPMTQYEASVEANRCLYCFDAPCLHACPTHIDIPTFIRKISTGNVRGSARTILEANFLGGTCARVCPVQELCEGACVLGADHKPIQIGRLQRYAVDHVQERGLQMFQPGAPTGKKVVVVGSGPAGISAAAELAKQGHAVTLLEKRELAGGLSTYGIISLREPIEVAQREVEAVRALGVDVQTGHELTGAAELDILLNEHHAVFLALGLGAVPAMGIPGEEHALDGLDFIEQAKLNPASIQPGHKAIVIGAGNTAIDAATMARRAGADVNMVYRRTEREMTAYRHEYEFALHEGIHFTFLTQPIEVLSKGRKVTGLRCVKMALGAPDASGRARPEPVKGSEFVIECDTVIKAIGQEKPALAEVLGLELESGYIKVNEDLQTSLPRVWAGGDGVRVRGSASTVMAVQDGKIAAASIGAALTTDVAAD, encoded by the coding sequence ATGACATCTATTCCGTCTGGTTCGCCCGATTCAACCTTCAACCCGCCCGAACTGTCGCCGGGTGGCAGCGCGTGGCAGGAATTATTGCCGCCCATGACGCAGTACGAGGCCAGCGTGGAGGCCAATCGCTGCCTGTACTGTTTTGACGCGCCCTGCCTGCACGCCTGCCCCACCCACATCGACATTCCCACCTTCATCCGCAAAATCAGTACCGGAAACGTGCGCGGTAGTGCCCGTACCATTCTGGAAGCCAACTTTCTGGGCGGTACCTGCGCCCGTGTCTGCCCGGTGCAAGAACTCTGCGAGGGCGCGTGCGTACTGGGCGCAGACCACAAGCCCATCCAGATTGGCCGCCTGCAACGCTACGCCGTTGATCACGTGCAGGAGCGCGGATTGCAGATGTTCCAACCGGGAGCGCCCACCGGGAAAAAGGTAGTGGTGGTAGGCAGTGGTCCCGCCGGAATCAGCGCGGCGGCGGAGTTAGCAAAGCAGGGCCACGCCGTCACGCTGCTGGAAAAACGCGAATTGGCGGGCGGCCTCAGCACCTACGGCATCATCAGCCTGCGCGAACCGATAGAAGTGGCGCAGCGCGAGGTCGAAGCGGTGCGGGCGCTGGGCGTGGACGTGCAAACGGGCCACGAACTGACCGGAGCCGCCGAACTGGACATTTTGCTGAACGAGCATCACGCCGTTTTTCTGGCCCTGGGTCTGGGAGCCGTACCCGCGATGGGCATTCCCGGCGAAGAACATGCGCTGGACGGCCTAGACTTCATTGAGCAGGCCAAACTGAACCCGGCCAGCATTCAACCCGGACACAAAGCAATAGTGATCGGGGCAGGCAATACCGCCATAGACGCCGCGACAATGGCCCGCCGTGCCGGGGCTGACGTGAATATGGTATACCGCCGTACCGAGCGCGAGATGACTGCCTACCGCCACGAATACGAATTTGCGCTGCACGAGGGCATCCACTTCACGTTCCTGACCCAGCCGATAGAGGTGCTGAGTAAAGGCCGTAAGGTCACTGGTTTACGCTGCGTCAAAATGGCTCTCGGTGCACCCGACGCCTCTGGCCGCGCCCGCCCCGAACCCGTAAAGGGCAGCGAATTCGTGATCGAATGCGATACGGTCATCAAGGCGATTGGGCAGGAGAAGCCCGCTTTGGCTGAGGTATTGGGGCTGGAGTTGGAGAGCGGCTATATCAAGGTTAACGAAGACCTGCAAACCAGCCTTCCCCGCGTGTGGGCAGGCGGTGACGGCGTGCGCGTGCGCGGCAGTGCCAGTACGGTCATGGCCGTGCAGGACGGCAAAATTGCAGCAGCGAGTATTGGCGCGGCGCTGACGACAGACGTGGCGGCAGACTGA